One Psychrobacillus glaciei genomic region harbors:
- a CDS encoding LysR family transcriptional regulator, whose protein sequence is MSIFQYEVFIEVVESGSFTKAGEKLGLSQSGVSHNISTLETELGIILLHRNRNGTSLTNAGSRVVSHIRQIIHYGRLLEQEAALIQGIEVGCIKIGSFPSFSSKMLPFLISKFRTIYPGIQIELYEGGYDEIKGWLTSGTIDVGFLTLPFTEFETIPLFEDQLFALVPDNHPLSIHKVINVQSIHEQPFIMPKAGCEILIKNLFRKNNIQPNIIFEIKENNTIISMVQEELGITIIPEMVLPKSISNTKIIPIEPNLFREIGIAIKSMKDASPSVKKFIGIAKELLQYEKA, encoded by the coding sequence TTGTCGATATTCCAATATGAGGTTTTTATCGAGGTTGTAGAAAGTGGTAGTTTTACAAAAGCGGGTGAAAAACTAGGGTTGTCCCAATCAGGTGTAAGCCATAATATATCTACACTTGAAACAGAACTCGGTATTATATTATTACATCGCAATCGAAATGGAACTTCACTAACCAATGCGGGATCAAGAGTTGTGTCACATATACGGCAAATCATTCATTATGGTAGATTGCTGGAGCAGGAAGCAGCGCTTATTCAAGGGATCGAGGTAGGATGCATTAAAATTGGCAGTTTCCCAAGCTTTTCTTCCAAGATGCTTCCATTTCTCATTAGCAAGTTTCGTACAATATATCCAGGTATCCAAATAGAATTATACGAGGGAGGTTATGATGAAATAAAAGGATGGCTTACTTCTGGAACAATCGATGTAGGTTTTCTTACACTTCCATTTACCGAATTCGAAACAATTCCATTGTTTGAGGATCAATTATTTGCTTTAGTGCCTGACAATCATCCACTCAGTATACATAAAGTAATTAATGTTCAATCCATTCACGAACAACCATTTATTATGCCAAAAGCGGGTTGTGAAATTTTAATAAAGAATCTATTTAGAAAAAATAATATACAACCTAATATAATCTTTGAAATAAAAGAAAATAATACAATTATTTCGATGGTTCAAGAAGAGCTTGGAATTACCATTATTCCTGAGATGGTGTTACCAAAAAGCATATCTAACACAAAAATTATTCCAATAGAACCTAATTTGTTTCGTGAAATAGGCATAGCGATTAAGTCAATGAAAGATGCATCCCCTTCAGTAAAAAAGTTTATCGGGATTGCGAAAGAATTATTACAATATGAAAAAGCTTAA
- a CDS encoding PhzF family phenazine biosynthesis protein: protein MREIRVYHVDAFTTKKFGGNTAGVVLDAEKLSEVEMQSIAKELNLPESVFLLPSDRENVDYKVKFFTPAEEVNFCGHATVGLTWLLATEFGLAEKKEGIVLETNVGLVPVNWHKEDGKIELVEMTQVPPKMQEIEINLEELSELIGVKEESIDLTYPIKLSNTGNWHLLVPIKEQKSIDEATPNLAALGKHNKKHNISTTHLYAFNAEKDFDLYTRDFAPGIGIPEDPVTGAANGALAGFLYLENFLSKTETTHLMIAQGDAVGRPGTLYVTVTPNGLKPVIKVAGSATVTIRGILTI, encoded by the coding sequence ATGAGAGAAATTCGGGTTTATCATGTAGATGCTTTTACTACGAAGAAATTTGGAGGAAACACAGCTGGAGTTGTATTAGATGCAGAAAAATTGTCAGAAGTTGAAATGCAAAGTATTGCGAAAGAGTTAAATTTACCAGAGTCGGTGTTTTTATTGCCATCAGACAGAGAAAATGTTGATTATAAAGTGAAATTTTTCACTCCTGCTGAAGAAGTCAATTTCTGTGGTCATGCAACTGTCGGCTTGACATGGTTACTAGCAACTGAGTTTGGACTAGCAGAGAAGAAAGAAGGTATTGTACTAGAAACGAATGTAGGATTAGTTCCAGTTAATTGGCATAAAGAAGATGGAAAAATAGAATTAGTAGAAATGACACAAGTACCACCTAAAATGCAGGAGATTGAAATCAACCTTGAAGAGCTTAGTGAATTAATCGGTGTCAAAGAAGAAAGTATTGATCTAACATATCCAATAAAGCTATCTAACACAGGAAACTGGCATTTGCTTGTTCCAATAAAAGAGCAAAAGTCAATCGACGAAGCAACACCAAACCTTGCAGCTCTTGGGAAGCATAATAAAAAACATAATATTAGCACCACACATCTGTATGCTTTTAATGCTGAGAAAGACTTTGATCTTTATACAAGAGATTTTGCACCAGGTATTGGCATACCAGAGGATCCTGTAACTGGTGCTGCAAATGGAGCATTGGCTGGTTTTCTTTACTTAGAAAACTTCCTTTCAAAAACGGAGACGACTCATCTAATGATTGCCCAAGGAGATGCAGTCGGTAGACCAGGAACTCTATATGTGACGGTTACACCTAATGGTTTAAAACCTGTTATAAAAGTAGCTGGTTCTGCAACAGTTACAATTAGAGGAATTTTAACTATCTAA
- a CDS encoding gluconate 2-dehydrogenase subunit 3 family protein: MADNNGLSRRDFLKTTGIATGALVGGGIIGGLVGYNVNKTGGKVEHTETHGGGNAATQDINRGLMFFTNQNEFHVLSQAVERIFPEDDLGPGALGLGVPYFIDNQLAGNYGSNAKEYMQGPFFAGESTQGYQSRLTRAEIFRHGIAKMDEEAQKRFKKGFAELEGKQMDEILTAFQKNEIDMKGVASEFFFKLLRTATLEGAYSDPIYNGNVNMDGWRMKGFPGHQMAYINVIEDEKYQKIEPKSISSMQH; this comes from the coding sequence ATGGCAGATAATAATGGTTTATCACGGCGTGACTTTCTAAAGACAACAGGTATTGCAACAGGTGCCCTTGTAGGTGGTGGAATTATTGGTGGCCTTGTCGGATACAACGTCAACAAAACAGGAGGGAAAGTTGAACATACTGAGACGCATGGTGGTGGAAACGCTGCAACACAAGACATTAACCGTGGATTAATGTTTTTCACAAATCAAAACGAATTCCATGTACTTTCACAGGCAGTTGAACGAATTTTTCCTGAAGATGATTTAGGTCCAGGTGCTCTTGGTTTAGGGGTGCCGTACTTCATTGACAACCAGTTAGCTGGAAATTACGGAAGCAATGCAAAGGAATACATGCAAGGTCCATTTTTTGCTGGTGAATCTACGCAGGGCTACCAGAGTAGATTAACGCGTGCAGAGATATTTAGACATGGAATTGCAAAAATGGATGAAGAAGCACAAAAACGATTTAAAAAAGGGTTTGCAGAATTGGAAGGAAAGCAAATGGATGAGATATTAACTGCTTTCCAGAAAAATGAAATAGATATGAAAGGTGTTGCATCGGAGTTTTTCTTTAAATTACTTCGTACAGCAACGCTAGAAGGCGCTTATTCAGATCCAATATATAACGGCAATGTCAATATGGACGGATGGCGTATGAAAGGGTTTCCGGGTCATCAAATGGCCTATATTAATGTAATTGAAGATGAGAAGTATCAAAAAATTGAACCAAAATCGATTAGTAGCATGCAGCACTAA
- a CDS encoding GMC family oxidoreductase, translated as MAKTLNKVDVVTVGVGWAGGIIGAECAKAGMKVLGLERGKKRGTEDFLLVHDEYRYAIRYDLMQDLSKETVTFRNTRKQRALPMRQMGSFLLGEGLGGSGTHWNGMTYRFLPYDFQIKTETEKKYGKNKLPPEYLIQDWGITYDELEPYFDKFEKTAGLSGDDKNPFGGKRSSGYPTPPMKRTPILKKFETSTTKLGYHPFMVPSANLSEAYVNPDGESIAQCQYCGFCERFGCEYGAKTSPEITVVPTAMKTGNYDVQFHANVTEILKSGGKVTGVKYIDTQTGEEFIQPADVVVLTSYVLNNAKLLMVSKIGEQYNPDTGKGTLGKNYGYQIEPGTSGFFDEQMNVFMGAGALGMTIDDFNGDNFDHSKLDFIHGASITITQSGSRPILTNPIPPDVPVWGAEFKKSSIENYSRTLSVFGQGASMPHKENFMSLDSSYKDVYGVPLLQLTYNFTEQDRNLHDYINKRTAEIMKDMGAKTVVPGSPITNYDIVPYQSTHNTGGTIMGANPDNSVVNNYLQHWDAENLFVVGAGNFAHNGGYNPTATVGALAYRAAEGIVKYRKSGGSLV; from the coding sequence ATGGCAAAGACATTAAACAAAGTGGATGTCGTTACAGTTGGGGTCGGATGGGCTGGAGGTATCATTGGCGCCGAATGCGCAAAGGCTGGAATGAAAGTACTGGGTCTTGAAAGAGGAAAGAAAAGAGGAACGGAAGATTTTCTGCTGGTACACGATGAGTATCGTTATGCAATTCGATATGATTTGATGCAGGATTTATCTAAAGAGACAGTTACGTTTAGAAACACTCGGAAACAAAGAGCACTTCCGATGAGACAAATGGGTTCTTTTCTTTTAGGCGAAGGGTTAGGTGGATCAGGTACGCATTGGAATGGAATGACCTATCGTTTCCTTCCTTATGATTTTCAAATTAAAACGGAAACAGAAAAGAAATATGGAAAGAATAAGTTACCTCCAGAATATCTCATACAGGATTGGGGGATAACTTATGACGAATTGGAACCTTATTTCGATAAATTCGAAAAGACGGCTGGATTATCGGGTGATGATAAAAATCCATTTGGGGGAAAACGGTCGTCTGGTTATCCAACACCTCCAATGAAGAGAACACCGATTTTAAAAAAGTTTGAGACATCAACCACAAAACTTGGTTATCATCCTTTTATGGTACCTTCCGCAAACTTATCGGAGGCTTACGTAAATCCTGATGGTGAATCGATCGCTCAATGCCAATATTGTGGTTTTTGCGAACGATTTGGTTGCGAGTATGGTGCAAAGACATCTCCTGAAATTACGGTTGTACCAACCGCTATGAAAACGGGTAATTATGATGTTCAATTCCATGCGAATGTCACTGAAATATTGAAATCTGGTGGTAAAGTAACAGGTGTAAAATATATAGATACACAAACAGGTGAGGAATTTATTCAACCTGCAGATGTGGTTGTATTAACTAGTTATGTCTTGAATAACGCTAAGTTATTGATGGTTTCGAAAATAGGAGAGCAATATAATCCTGACACTGGCAAAGGGACACTTGGGAAAAATTATGGGTATCAAATTGAACCAGGTACTTCTGGATTTTTTGATGAACAGATGAATGTGTTTATGGGTGCTGGTGCTTTGGGAATGACAATTGACGATTTTAACGGTGATAACTTCGATCACTCTAAACTTGATTTTATTCACGGAGCGAGTATAACTATTACGCAATCTGGAAGTAGGCCAATATTAACGAATCCAATTCCTCCAGACGTTCCGGTATGGGGTGCAGAATTTAAAAAATCATCCATTGAAAATTATTCTAGAACCTTATCTGTTTTTGGACAAGGTGCATCGATGCCACATAAAGAAAACTTTATGTCGTTAGATTCTAGTTATAAAGACGTTTACGGAGTGCCTCTTCTTCAGTTGACCTACAATTTTACTGAACAAGATCGTAACCTTCATGATTATATTAACAAAAGAACGGCAGAAATTATGAAGGATATGGGTGCAAAAACGGTTGTACCGGGAAGCCCAATCACCAATTACGACATTGTGCCATATCAATCGACGCATAATACTGGTGGAACTATTATGGGGGCTAATCCAGATAATAGTGTTGTGAATAATTATTTACAGCATTGGGATGCAGAAAACCTTTTTGTAGTTGGTGCTGGGAACTTTGCACATAATGGAGGCTATAACCCAACTGCAACTGTTGGAGCACTTGCATATCGTGCTGCGGAAGGTATCGTTAAGTACAGAAAAAGTGGAGGTTCGCTTGTTTAA
- the tatA gene encoding twin-arginine translocase TatA/TatE family subunit gives MSLASIGIPGLIIILVIILILFGPRKLPEIGSAVGKTLAEFKKSTREIMDEESVTKNIESIEKKEIE, from the coding sequence ATGAGTTTAGCAAGTATCGGTATTCCGGGTTTAATCATTATTCTAGTTATTATCTTGATTTTGTTTGGTCCTAGGAAACTACCCGAAATTGGATCAGCTGTTGGGAAAACACTTGCTGAATTTAAGAAATCAACTCGGGAGATCATGGATGAAGAATCTGTCACAAAGAACATCGAGAGTATAGAGAAGAAAGAGATTGAATAG
- the tatC gene encoding twin-arginine translocase subunit TatC yields MDPYGDHNRKILSPLDKVLEEQKEAVHQDVIKESNFQAESVLESEMPANGFKNITSIVEHLSDLRKQLIKGTAVFLVFFLAVFASINLWFPYVTRGHKLIILGPLEVVKFYMSISMALAFGLSLPFLCHFLWQFVKPGLNERESRFLSLFSPIMLLLFIGGVSFGYFIVNPLSYQFLVSLGAMNFTVMVSAQEYVRFLLMTTMPIGIIFELPIVALFLATIGLLTAVTMKKVRKWSYLAIAIISALITPPDFVSQLIVLIPMVLLYEASIHIVVYAEKRSIIANKKTEAQL; encoded by the coding sequence ATGGATCCGTACGGAGATCATAATCGCAAAATCTTAAGTCCGCTTGATAAAGTTCTAGAGGAACAGAAAGAGGCCGTCCATCAAGATGTAATAAAAGAGAGCAACTTTCAAGCTGAAAGTGTATTGGAATCAGAGATGCCGGCGAATGGTTTTAAAAACATCACGTCCATTGTTGAGCATCTCTCGGATTTAAGAAAACAGCTGATTAAAGGAACTGCAGTGTTTCTAGTATTTTTCTTAGCCGTATTTGCTTCCATTAATTTATGGTTCCCTTATGTCACGCGTGGTCATAAGTTAATAATCCTTGGCCCACTGGAAGTTGTTAAATTTTATATGTCCATTTCAATGGCATTAGCATTTGGATTGTCCTTGCCGTTTCTTTGTCATTTTTTATGGCAATTTGTAAAGCCTGGTTTAAACGAGCGAGAAAGTCGTTTTCTCAGTCTTTTTTCTCCGATTATGCTTCTCTTATTTATAGGTGGAGTTTCATTTGGATACTTTATTGTCAATCCACTTAGTTACCAATTTCTTGTCTCGCTTGGAGCTATGAATTTTACAGTTATGGTTTCCGCGCAAGAATATGTTCGATTTTTGCTTATGACCACAATGCCAATTGGTATAATATTTGAATTGCCAATAGTAGCGCTTTTTTTAGCTACGATTGGGTTGTTAACTGCAGTTACGATGAAAAAAGTGAGGAAATGGTCCTATCTTGCCATTGCAATTATTTCAGCACTTATTACACCTCCAGATTTTGTAAGTCAGCTAATTGTGCTCATACCAATGGTTTTGCTATATGAAGCAAGTATTCATATTGTTGTCTATGCAGAAAAAAGAAGCATTATTGCAAATAAAAAAACCGAAGCCCAATTATAG
- a CDS encoding FeoB-associated Cys-rich membrane protein has translation MLVSIILGVLIFGYAVFTLYRFVKRSKMGKCAGCALSEKCSTSCSPNK, from the coding sequence ATGTTAGTTAGCATCATTCTTGGTGTGCTCATTTTCGGATATGCTGTCTTTACTCTTTACCGATTTGTCAAAAGAAGCAAAATGGGTAAATGTGCTGGTTGCGCATTAAGCGAGAAATGTTCTACTTCTTGTTCACCTAATAAGTAA
- the feoB gene encoding ferrous iron transport protein B has product MITVALAGNPNTGKTSLFNKLTGSYEYVGNWTGVTVEKKVGILKNNLGNLVDLPGVYSLNPLSRDEGVATNYLLYDDVSIILNIVDASQLERNLYLTLQLLEYGKPLTIGLNMIDVAKARGMEIDVQLLSDRLGCQVAPIIARSGAGCEELASMLSSSNSQQPPLYIDYGRTLEKAIEQVITLIPTNQELPPSRWLAIQFFEGNSLVRELLTKYIPASTLNDLFEMTKRDIQTETQAISIAHYIRVIRGNYIQSLLICCMLQTKNNDYTLTDRIDNIVTNKVLGLPIFLLFTYLIFKLTFDWAGTPLSDGLDYIITGPLTDTFNSLLNAAGATEFIRALILQGIVAGVGGVIVFVPQIFMLFFLISFIEDSGYMARVAMVMDKIMESIGLNGKAFIPMIIGFGCNVPGIMAARTIEQPKERLLTIILTPLMSCSARLTVYSLFVGAFFKHNQALIVLSLYLLGIILALTLAKIFSSTILKQASSFFVIELPPYRIPQLKTLLQSTWEKGKGFIRKAGTFIFGGSVVIWLLTYAGPHGLNVPMDESFLALIGGAIAPILKPIGFGNWQAGAALLTGFLAKEVVVSTMNIIYVAPDMHTLQGVMADFFTPLSAYSFLAFILLYVPCLATVAAIKKETGSAKWTWFSIIYALIIAYIISIIIYQGGKLLGF; this is encoded by the coding sequence CAGTTGAAAAAAAAGTCGGCATCTTAAAAAATAATCTTGGAAACTTAGTTGATTTACCAGGAGTATACTCACTTAATCCATTATCTAGAGACGAAGGAGTAGCTACTAACTATCTTCTTTATGATGATGTCTCAATAATATTAAACATTGTGGACGCTTCCCAATTAGAGCGCAATTTATATTTGACCTTACAACTTTTAGAATATGGAAAACCACTTACTATTGGGTTAAATATGATAGATGTTGCGAAAGCTAGGGGGATGGAAATCGACGTTCAGCTATTATCTGATCGTCTTGGTTGTCAGGTTGCCCCAATTATTGCACGTTCAGGTGCTGGTTGTGAAGAACTGGCTTCTATGCTTTCTTCATCAAATTCTCAACAACCACCACTTTATATTGATTACGGAAGAACTCTCGAAAAAGCGATTGAGCAAGTAATTACTTTGATTCCAACGAATCAAGAATTACCACCAAGCAGATGGTTAGCCATCCAATTTTTTGAAGGAAACAGCTTAGTTCGAGAGTTACTTACAAAATATATACCTGCTTCGACTTTGAATGATTTGTTTGAAATGACGAAAAGAGATATTCAGACAGAAACACAGGCAATCTCAATTGCTCACTATATCCGTGTAATTCGTGGCAACTACATTCAATCTTTATTAATTTGCTGTATGCTTCAGACGAAAAATAATGATTATACACTTACCGATCGAATTGATAATATTGTGACAAATAAAGTGCTCGGACTTCCTATCTTTTTGTTATTTACTTATCTCATCTTTAAACTAACGTTCGATTGGGCGGGAACACCACTTTCTGATGGTTTAGATTATATTATCACTGGACCACTTACAGACACGTTTAATAGTTTGCTTAACGCTGCAGGTGCAACTGAATTTATTCGTGCATTAATTCTACAAGGAATTGTAGCAGGTGTTGGAGGAGTTATTGTTTTTGTCCCGCAAATCTTTATGCTTTTCTTTCTCATTTCCTTTATTGAGGATTCAGGCTATATGGCGCGAGTAGCCATGGTTATGGATAAAATAATGGAGAGCATTGGACTAAATGGAAAAGCTTTTATTCCAATGATTATTGGGTTTGGATGCAATGTACCCGGTATTATGGCTGCAAGAACGATTGAACAACCAAAAGAAAGACTACTTACTATCATTCTAACACCACTAATGTCTTGTTCTGCCCGATTAACTGTATACAGTTTGTTTGTCGGTGCATTTTTTAAACATAACCAAGCATTAATTGTACTATCACTTTATTTACTTGGTATTATTCTAGCTTTAACACTAGCAAAGATTTTTTCATCTACCATTTTAAAACAAGCAAGCTCTTTTTTTGTAATTGAATTACCACCTTATCGAATCCCACAACTTAAGACTTTATTGCAAAGTACATGGGAAAAAGGAAAAGGTTTTATTCGCAAAGCTGGTACATTTATTTTTGGTGGGTCCGTTGTAATTTGGCTATTAACATATGCTGGTCCACACGGTTTGAATGTTCCAATGGATGAAAGTTTTCTTGCTCTAATTGGTGGAGCTATTGCACCAATTTTAAAACCGATTGGATTCGGTAACTGGCAAGCCGGAGCCGCATTATTAACTGGTTTTCTTGCAAAAGAAGTAGTCGTCTCCACTATGAATATTATTTACGTTGCTCCAGACATGCACACACTACAAGGCGTTATGGCTGACTTCTTTACACCACTTTCAGCTTATAGCTTTTTAGCGTTCATATTACTTTATGTTCCGTGCCTAGCAACTGTTGCAGCTATAAAAAAAGAAACAGGTTCAGCAAAATGGACATGGTTTTCTATTATTTACGCTTTAATCATTGCATATATTATTTCAATTATTATTTACCAAGGTGGTAAACTATTAGGATTCTAA